A window of bacterium contains these coding sequences:
- a CDS encoding branched-chain amino acid ABC transporter permease, producing MGLEQILQFVITGITVGSTYALIGIGFNIIFNATEIINFAQGEFVMLGGMFTVFGMQVLRLPVPFAALLSIILVAFVGLLLNMLAIRPIRNPSPITLIIITIGASIFIRGASSLIWGKDPYPIAAFSGEDPIPFFGAVIQPQSLWVMGVVFAVVVALRQFLNRTITGKAMLASAFQPRAARLVGIDTPYMVLLSFALSGAVGAAAGIIIAPMSMVTYDMGVMMGLKGFCAAIVGGLGHPFGVVLGGLILGVMESLGAGLISSGYKDAIAFVILLLMLFFRPQGILGKGRGERV from the coding sequence ATGGGCCTCGAACAGATACTTCAATTCGTTATTACCGGGATCACGGTGGGCAGTACCTATGCGCTCATCGGGATCGGTTTTAACATCATCTTTAACGCCACCGAGATCATCAACTTCGCCCAGGGCGAGTTTGTCATGCTCGGCGGGATGTTCACCGTGTTCGGGATGCAGGTGCTGCGCCTGCCGGTGCCGTTCGCGGCCCTGCTGTCTATCATCCTGGTGGCGTTCGTGGGGCTGCTTCTCAACATGCTCGCCATCAGGCCCATCAGGAACCCCAGCCCCATCACCCTGATCATCATCACGATCGGGGCCTCCATCTTCATCCGGGGCGCTTCCAGCCTCATCTGGGGCAAGGACCCCTATCCCATCGCTGCCTTCAGCGGTGAAGACCCTATCCCGTTCTTCGGGGCGGTCATCCAGCCGCAGAGCCTGTGGGTCATGGGCGTGGTGTTTGCCGTGGTGGTGGCCCTGAGACAGTTCCTGAACCGCACCATCACCGGGAAGGCGATGCTGGCCTCGGCGTTCCAGCCCCGGGCGGCCCGGCTGGTGGGGATCGACACCCCCTACATGGTGCTGCTTTCCTTCGCCCTGTCCGGGGCTGTGGGGGCAGCAGCAGGTATCATCATCGCGCCCATGAGCATGGTGACCTACGACATGGGCGTCATGATGGGATTGAAAGGTTTTTGCGCCGCTATCGTCGGAGGGCTCGGACATCCCTTCGGGGTGGTCCTGGGTGGGCTGATACTGGGGGTCATGGAGTCCCTTGGCGCGGGTCTCATCTCCAGCGGGTACAAGGATGCCATCGCCTTCGTGATCCTGCTCCTCATGCTGTTCTTCCGGCCCCAGGGTATCCTGGGCAAGGGCCGGGGGGAGCGGGTGTGA
- a CDS encoding branched-chain amino acid ABC transporter permease — translation MKLLRFILDPYARFALFALLIMGLPLVVTNEYYLGVLVVIAIHSIIVLGLDLLMGYTGQISLGHASFYGLGAYITGVLSAHWQWPPLAGLAAALLIVAAIAWIIGVPTLKLHGHYLAMATLGFGIIVFIFFNELGSLTGGPSGLTGIEEMNIFGVTFDSDREWYFLSVSFLLAVLLLSINVVRSRVGRALRAIHGSETASGVLGVNIARYKVGIFVLSALYAALAGWLYAHYITFISPSSFTFMFSVKLVTMVVAGSLGSLWGAIFGAALLTSLPEFLFVFNNYETLVFGFILIVVMIFMPRGLLRGIEDMFKWLWHAARKAPPTSRPGEERS, via the coding sequence GTGAAGCTGCTCCGGTTCATACTGGACCCATATGCCAGGTTTGCGTTATTCGCCCTCCTGATCATGGGATTACCCCTGGTGGTCACCAACGAATACTACCTGGGGGTGCTGGTGGTCATTGCCATCCACTCCATCATCGTCCTCGGACTGGACCTTCTGATGGGCTACACGGGGCAGATCTCCCTGGGGCACGCCTCGTTCTACGGGCTGGGGGCATACATTACCGGCGTTCTCTCCGCCCATTGGCAGTGGCCGCCCCTGGCCGGCCTGGCAGCGGCCCTCCTCATCGTGGCAGCCATCGCCTGGATCATCGGAGTGCCCACTCTCAAGCTCCACGGACATTACCTGGCTATGGCGACCCTGGGTTTCGGGATCATCGTCTTCATCTTTTTCAACGAACTGGGGAGTCTCACCGGCGGTCCTTCCGGGCTCACCGGGATCGAGGAGATGAACATCTTCGGCGTGACCTTCGACTCGGACAGGGAATGGTATTTCCTGTCCGTATCGTTCCTCCTCGCGGTGCTTCTGCTCTCCATCAACGTGGTCCGGTCCAGGGTGGGCAGGGCGCTTCGGGCGATCCACGGTTCGGAGACCGCTTCCGGTGTTCTCGGTGTCAACATCGCGAGGTACAAGGTGGGGATCTTCGTCCTGTCGGCCCTCTATGCGGCCCTCGCCGGATGGCTTTACGCCCACTACATCACCTTTATCAGCCCGAGCTCCTTTACCTTCATGTTCTCCGTGAAGCTGGTCACCATGGTGGTTGCCGGCAGCCTTGGCAGCCTTTGGGGGGCCATCTTCGGGGCGGCGCTGCTCACCAGCCTGCCCGAGTTCCTGTTTGTGTTCAACAACTACGAAACGCTGGTATTCGGCTTCATCCTCATCGTTGTGATGATCTTCATGCCTAGGGGGCTGCTGCGCGGCATCGAGGATATGTTCAAGTGGCTGTGGCACGCTGCCCGGAAAGCTCCCCCAACCTCCAGGCCCGGGGAGGAACGCTCGTGA
- a CDS encoding ABC transporter ATP-binding protein: MSALMETRGLCRYFGGVRAIQELDFEVREGLIQSVIGPNGAGKTTLFNVVSGILPPTSGEVFFNGAPITRLAPHRIASMGVTRTFQNLQLFSDMTVLENVMVGMHLRSRGGFFASAFKPPWVWKEERRIRDSSMEILEFTALADYASLVAGSLPFGRQRVLEIARGLAMKPELLMLDEPAAGLNIRETSDLSGLISRIRELGITILLVEHDMDLVMAISDRVTVLDQGQKIAEGDPEFVRNDDKVLKAYLGEE, translated from the coding sequence GTGAGCGCGCTCATGGAAACAAGGGGGCTTTGCCGGTATTTCGGGGGCGTACGGGCTATCCAGGAGTTGGATTTCGAGGTCCGCGAGGGGCTTATCCAGTCGGTCATCGGGCCCAACGGGGCCGGCAAGACCACCCTGTTCAACGTGGTTTCGGGTATCCTTCCTCCGACATCGGGGGAGGTTTTCTTTAACGGTGCGCCCATCACCAGGCTGGCTCCTCACCGGATTGCGTCCATGGGTGTGACCCGCACCTTCCAGAACCTGCAGCTTTTTTCCGACATGACGGTTCTGGAAAACGTTATGGTTGGGATGCATCTGAGATCCCGGGGAGGCTTTTTCGCCTCGGCGTTCAAACCGCCATGGGTCTGGAAGGAGGAGCGCCGGATCCGGGACAGTTCCATGGAGATCCTGGAGTTCACAGCTCTTGCGGATTACGCATCGCTGGTGGCCGGGAGCCTGCCCTTCGGACGTCAGCGGGTCCTGGAGATCGCGAGGGGGCTGGCAATGAAACCGGAACTCCTCATGCTGGACGAACCGGCCGCCGGTCTGAACATTAGGGAAACGTCCGATCTTTCCGGCCTTATTTCCCGCATCAGGGAACTCGGGATCACCATCCTCCTGGTGGAGCACGACATGGACCTGGTCATGGCCATTTCCGATCGTGTCACCGTTCTGGACCAGGGACAGAAGATCGCCGAAGGTGACCCCGAGTTCGTGAGAAACGACGACAAAGTGCTCAAGGCGTATCTGGGAGAAGAGTAA